In Rhododendron vialii isolate Sample 1 chromosome 9a, ASM3025357v1, the following are encoded in one genomic region:
- the LOC131301254 gene encoding uncharacterized protein LOC131301254, which yields MSMDPTHIPSSEASNSEPILKRNSDDVGWEYGVIVDVKNKDRLRCILCGNQYTGGVSRMKKHIAQVKGDVAACTKASKEDILKCKKALDETAAKKKEKKQGGINLRGEVNIVHEEGDEFEDDEVEHVGSRKRPHVLGPLDRYTEINPGSSDTTTSGFKKVKQPNIKDSIWKKRSHEVNQYLARWVYEAGIPFHAIGNDSFKRFVEAVGQFRPGYEPPSQYQLREPLLKEEVDRTKKLLKRQEEEWALTGCSIMTDAWTDRKRRSIMNLCVNCKQGTCFLSSKEDSEASHTGVYIFEYVDKFIEDIGAQNVVQVVTDNASNNMAAADLLKIKRPNIFWTSCGTHTINLMLEGIGKQSKFKGIIDKAKAFTIFVYAHHNTLAMMRKYTESRDIVRPGVTRFATAFLTLQSLMEKKQELRAMFSSDAWDKSKWAKSPKGKTAFATVMSTAFWNGVTLCLKVFGPLVMVLRLVDGDRKPSMGFVYGELKNAKEEIKGAYKQVETNYRPILDVIDGKAKGRLDSALHLTGYFLNPFYFYKDHTIQDDPIIMDGVLTCVEAFFPDDVNVQDEVINRELLKYKNKEGGFGRPLATMGCATNNDSYDPVGWWSNYGNHTPHLKRMATRILSLTSSSSGCERNWSTFEGIHTKKRNRLDATRLNNLVYVQFNARLINNKRKGNDVLRASEATHAQGWIVEGGDVDEEDPVSGLTWEMIGEATGADEVLQHRRSTRNVGVRELHEEDFLSEDDPEEEVDEDFEFESDGDQVMDGYGEEEDE from the exons ATGTCAATGGATCCCACTCATATTCCATCTTCAGAGGCCTCTAATTCTGAGCCAATATTGAAAAGAAATTCGGATGATGTTGGATGGGAGTATGGAGTTATTGTGGATGTTAAAAATAAGGACCGCCTAAGATGCATTTTGTGTGGGAATCAGTATACTGGAGGGGTTAGTAGGATGAAAAAACACATAGCTCAGGTTAAGGGAGACGTTGCCGCATGCACTAAGGCAAGCAAGGAAGATATATTAAAGTGTAAGAAGGCACTTGATGAGACAGCAgctaaaaagaaagagaagaagcaaGGAGGCATTAATCTTAGGGGGGAAGTTAATATAGTACATGAAGAAGGTGATGAATTTGAAGATGATGAAGTTGAGCATGTAGGTTCAAGGAAGAGGCCCCATGTTCTTGGTCCCCTAGATAGATATACAGAGATCAATCCTGGTTCTTCTGACACGACTACGAGTGGATTCAAGAAGGTAAAACAACCAAACATAAAAGATTCAATTTGGAAGAAGAGGAGTCATGAAGTGAATCAATACTTGGCTCGATGGGTGTACGAAGCCGGTATTCCATTTCATGCCATAGGCAATGATAGTTTCAAACGTTTTGTTGAAGCGGTTGGCCAATTTAGACCGGGATACGAACCTCCAAGCCAATACCAACTAAGAGAGCCATTGTTGAAGGAGGAGGTGGatagaacaaaaaaattactcaagaGGCAAGAAGAAGAGTGGGCTTTGACGGGTTGTTCAATCATGACGGATGCTTGGACCGatcgaaagaggagaagcatTATGAACTTGTGCGTTAACTGTAAGCAAGGgacttgttttctttcttcgAAGGAAGATTCGGAGGCATCACACACGGGGGTGTATATCTTTGAATACGTTGACAAGTTCATTGAAGATATTGGGGCACAAAATGTAGTTCAAGTAGTCACGGATAATGCATCCAACAATATGGCAGCGGCAGATTTGCTAAAGATCAAGAGGCCTAACATATTTTGGACCTCATGCGGCACCCACACAATAAATCTCATGCTTGAAGGAATCGGTAAGCAATCCAAGTTTAAAGGAATTATTGATAAAGCCAAGGCGTTCActatttttgtttatgctcATCATAATACATTGGCGATGATGAGAAAATATACGGAGAGCAGAGACATAGTGAGGCCGGGTGTTACTAGATTCGCGACAGCCTTCTTGACTTTGCAAAGCTTGatggaaaagaaacaagaattgCGGGCAATGTTTAGTAGTGACGCATGGGACAAGAGTAAATGGGCGAAGAGCCCAAAGGGGAAAACGGCATTTGCTACCGTGATGAGTACGGCATTTTGGAATGGTGTAACCTTATGCTTGAAAGTGTTTGGTCCGTTGGTTATGGTTCTTCGACTTGTTGACGGGGATCGGAAGCCCTCAATGGGATTCGTATATGGTGAGCTCAAAAACGCAAAAGAAGAGATCAAAGGGGCATACAAGCAAGTTGAGACTAACTACCGGCCAATACTAGATGTCATTGATGGGAAAGCCAAGGGTCGGTTAGATAGTGCATTGCATTTGACGGGTTACTTTTTGAATCCTTTTTACTTCTACAAAGATCATACCATTCAAGATGATCCTATCATTATGGATGGGGTTCTTACTTGTGTTGAAGCTTTCTTTCCCGATGATGTCAATGTTCAAGATGAAGTCATCAATAGAGAATTGTTGAagtacaagaacaaagaaggtgGATTTGGAAGACCATTAGCCACAATGGGATGTGCGACGAACAATGACTCTTATGATCCGG TTGGATGGTGGTCTAACTATGGCAATCATACACCCCATTTGAAAAGAATGGCCACTCGAATTCTCTCTTTGACTTCAAGTTCATCGGGGTGTGAgagaaattggagcacttttgAGGGA atacatacaaagaaaaggaatagaCTAGATGCGACAAGGTTGAACAATCTAGTGTATGTCCAATTTAATGCCAGACTCAtcaacaataaaagaaagggGAATGATGTATTACGTGCTAGTGAAGCAACACATGCGCAAGGATGGATTGTGGAAGGTggtgatgttgatgaagaagaCCCGGTTTCGGGACTTACATGGGAGATGATCGGGGAAGCTACGGGAGCGGATGAAGTCCTCCAACATAGAAGAAGTACTAGAAATGTGGGAGTACGAGAGCTACATGAGGAAGATTTTTTGTCGGAAGATGATCCCGAAGAGGAGGTAGATGaggattttgagtttgagtccgATGGAGACCAAGTTATGGATGGATATGGGGAAGAAGAGGATGAGTAA